In Cronobacter sakazakii, the following are encoded in one genomic region:
- a CDS encoding histidine phosphatase family protein: MEDMEIILMRHGSPDIAHSGAIGSRDMPGWISRYNEAGTGNDLPPEASRALAARAGIVISSDLPRALSSLKTMGCDPVQTDALYREAELPVHSIGRLRLSPLAWSGIFRMLWLCGLSGNAETLHAAKARAAMAAQNLAALAGNAQSPVLLMGHGIMNRLIARSLVRQGWREIRKPEKGYWGAGVYRLAE, encoded by the coding sequence ATGGAAGATATGGAAATTATTCTGATGCGTCACGGCAGCCCTGATATAGCGCATTCAGGCGCGATCGGCTCCCGCGATATGCCAGGCTGGATAAGCCGTTATAACGAGGCCGGTACGGGGAATGACTTACCGCCTGAGGCAAGCCGCGCGTTAGCAGCCAGAGCGGGCATTGTTATCAGCAGCGATTTACCTCGTGCCCTCTCTTCTCTAAAAACAATGGGTTGTGATCCAGTGCAAACCGATGCGCTATACCGGGAGGCAGAACTGCCGGTGCACAGTATTGGCAGGCTGCGTTTGTCGCCGCTGGCCTGGAGTGGCATTTTCCGCATGTTATGGCTGTGCGGATTATCGGGCAATGCTGAAACGCTGCATGCCGCAAAAGCACGCGCGGCAATGGCTGCGCAAAATCTCGCTGCGCTTGCCGGTAACGCGCAAAGTCCGGTGCTTTTGATGGGGCATGGCATCATGAATCGTTTGATTGCCCGCAGCCTTGTTCGTCAGGGCTGGCGTGAAATCCGTAAACCGGAAAAAGGCTACTGGGGAGCAGGGGTCTACCGCCTTGCGGAGTGA